One Skermanella sp. TT6 genomic window, GCCCAGCAGCTCGGCGAGCCGGGTCAGCAGGGTGGCGTGGCGCAGCGGCTTGTGCAGCAGTCCGTCCACCACGACGCCGACCAGCTCGTCCTTCAGGCTGCCGACTCCCGACGAGGAGCACAGGATGACCTTGAGGTCGCGCAACCTGGGATCGGCGCGCAGGATCGCCAGCAGGTCGATGCCGGACATCTCCGGCATGTTGTGGTCGAGCAGGACGGCGTCGAGCGGCTGGCCGGCGCGGCTGGCCTGGCGCAGGATCATCAGCCCGTCGGCGGCCGAGACGGCGGTGCGGGTGTCCACGCCCCAGGGAGCCAGCTGGCGCGCCATGACGTCCCGGTTGACCGCGGTGTCGTCCACGATCAGCACCCGCCGGCCGGCCAGCACCGACCAGTCGGCCTGCCGGGCGGCGGGAACCAGCCCGGTGCGCGGCAGCGGCAGCTCGAACCAGAAGGTGGAACCCCGGCCGACGGTGCTTTCCACGCCGATCGTGCCGCCCATCAGGTCGACCAGCCGCTTCGAGATCACCAGCCCCAGCCCGGTGCCGCCGTAGCGCCGTGACGTGGTCGAATCGACCTGCGAGAAATGGCGGAACAGGCGCCCCATGGCCTCCGGCGGAATGCCGATGCCGGTGTCGTCCACCACGAAGCGCACCCCGGCGACCTCGCCGGCACCGTGGTCGCCGGATTCGGGGCCGGGTCCCGCGAGGTCGATGACCTGGAGCGAGACGACCCCCTTCTCGGTGAACTTGACCGCGTTGCCGACCAGGTTCAGCAGGATCTGGCGCAGCCGGCCGGGATCGCCGCGCACCAGCCTGTGCAGCCGGGGCGGCACGAAGCTGACGATCTCGATGCCCTTGGACAGGGCCCGCGGGGCCAGCAGCTCGACCACCGCCTCCGCCTCGTCCAGGATGGAGAACTCGGCCTCCTCCAGTTCCAGGTGGCCGGCCTCGATCTTGGAGAAATCCAGGATGTCGTTGATGATGGCGAGCAGCGCCTCGCCGCTCTCGCGGATGGTTTCCGCGTAGTAGCGCTGGTCGCCGGTCAGGGCGGTGTCCAGCAGCAGGCCGGTCATGCCGATCACCCCGTTCATCGGGGTCCGGATCTCGTGGCTCATGGCGGCCAGGAACTCCGACTTGGCATGGTCGGCGGCTTCCGCCCTGTCCTTGGCCTCGACCAGCTCGCGCGCGATGCGGCGGCGCTCGGTCACGTCCACGTAGATGCCGACGGTGCCGCCGTCGGGCGTGCGCCGCTCGGTGCTCTCGATCGAGACGCCGTTGGCGAAGTGATGCAGGAACGGCATGCCGTCGGCCCGGCGATGGGCGCGCGACCGGCTTTCCAGCCATTCGGCGGTCCGCTCCGGGGGAAGGCCGGCATAGTGGCCGCTGGCCGCCGCGGCTTCCAGCGCCTCGGCGAAGGGCAGCCCGGGCCGCAGCCGGTCGGCGATCGTCCCGAACATCCTTCGATATTCCTGGTTGCACAGCACCAGCCGGTCGTCGGCATCGTACAGCACCAGCCCTTCCGAGATGCTCGCGATGGCGGCAGCCAGCTTGGCCTCGGCCTCGGTCACCCGCTGCTCCGCCTCGACCGAGGCGGTGATGTCGGTCGCGGTGCCGCGGTATCCGGCGAAGTCGCCGCCGTCGTCGAACAGCGGAGTGCCGCTGATGCTGATCGTCCGGGGCGTGCCGCCGGCGTCGCGGAACGTGCCGGTCAGCCCGCGGAACGCCCGGCGCGCCTCCAGGTCGGCGAGCCGGCCCGCATCCACCGCCATCAGCTCTCCCAGGGTGCGGCCGACCGACAGTCCGGCGTCGGGACCCAGCACCGCCTCGAAGTTGCCGAGGAAACGGGTGAAACGCAGGTCGGCGCCCATTTCCCAGAACCAGTCCGAGGCCGAGGCGGCGAAATGGCGGAAGCTGCGTTCGCTCTCCCGGATCTCGCGCTCGGCCTCCTTGCGGAGCGTGATGTCCCGGATCACGCCGATGAACTTGCGGCCTTCCGCCAGCTTGATCTCGGCCACCGCCAGCTCGATCGGGAAGATCTCGCCGGACCGCCGCCTGGCCACCGCCTCCCGCTGGCGGCCGATGATCCGCGCCCTGCCGGTCTCGCGGTAGGCCGCGATCTGGCCGTCGTGGGGGGCGGCGTCGGCCGGCGCCATCAGCAGGGACAGGTTCCGGCCTCGCAGCTCGTGCTCGGCGTAGCCGAACATGGTCTCGATCGCCCGGTTGACGCTCTCGATCGCGCCCCGGTCGTCGGCGGTGACGATGCCCTCCCCGACATTGTCCAGGATGGTGCGGGCGACCGCCTCCCCCTCCGCGCGGATTCGGCGGTTGACGGCCTCCAGCTCCTCCTCCATCAGGCGGGTGCTGCGCTCGATCCGGGCACGCTCCTGGTCCGCCTCCGTATAGGCGGCATCGACCATTTCCAGAAGGGCCGCCATGTCGGGCTGCCCGTCGGGCCGCCCGCGTGCCGCCCGCCTGAGCTGGCGCTCCAGCAGCCGGTGCAGGCTCATCTTTCGCCGATGGTGGTGATCGTCATGGTCTGGTTGTGCAGCTCGCAGGCGCCGGTGCGGGCGTGGGGCGAGATCTCGCCATAGGAGTAGAAGCCGAGGGTGCGCGCCCCTCCGCCCAGGATCTCCGCGGCGCTCTCCACCTCCTCCGCGACCCGCTGGCCGAGCACCAGCTTGCGGCCGATGCAGGACACCAGGATCGCCAGATGGGTCCCCTGGGGTGCTGCGGCCATGCCGGCGGCCTCGCCGGCGCCGTCGATCAGCTTCTCGAAGCTGGCCCGCATCAGCTGGGCGACGCTGCCCTCGGGCACGTCGCCCGCGAAGACCATGGCGTTCGTCGCGTCGTCGGTCCCGACCACGGTGCGGACCACCTCGCCGCCGTCGGGCCTGACGATGCGCAGCGGGAACAGCAGCGCCGAACCGGGAAGCTCCGGCACCAGGTCGCCGAGATAGCGCTTGTAGAGGTCGAGCGCCGGCTGGTTGTCCAGGGTGTGGAGCACGTTCCCGGCGGAGCCGGTGATCCGGCGTTCCGGCCCGAAGGGCTGCCAGCCGCCGTAGCTGCCGTGGCCGACCGTGACGGCGTCGCCGTACAGGCCGATGGCGGCGACCCGCCCGGGGCGCGGCTGGTCCCCCGCGCCGACATGGGTCACCTTGAAGTCCGCGCCGTCGCCGGCAAGGCCGCCGGTGATCGTGACGTCGGCGCCCAGGATCTCCTGCAGCCCGCGGATCAGGTCGCTGCCGTTGATCCGCGTGCCGTCGGACAGGATGAACAGGGCGCGCAGGCCGTCGCCGGGCAGTTCGGCGGCGAGGCGCCGGCCGACGGCGCGCGACTCGTCGTCCCCTATCTCCACCTTGGCGATCCGCACCGGAGTGGTGTCGAACGAGACCGCGGAGGCGACGAGGGAACCATCGAACACCTCCTCCCCGATGATCTCGCCGCCGGTCGAGCATCCGACCAGGGGGGCTCCGGGAAACCGTGCCTGGAGCTCGGCGAGCCGGGCCGCCAGGTCGGGGACGCCGGGTCCGAAGAAGTAGAGGACGAAGTCCGCCCGGGACAGGTCGTCGGAAGGCCGCATGTCCTCCCACCCCTGCCCCGGCGTCCAGGCAAGCTGACTGACGCGCATATCCCGCAACTCCGATGAGCGGCCGCGGGCATGGACGCCGACGGCGGTGATCGACGGCCACAAGGATTACCCGCATGCGGAGAGTTTATCCACCTCTCCTTTACCCAGCGGGATATGCCGCTCCGGAACGCACGATCCTCAGCCACCCCGCCCGGCCCGGAGCGCCTGCGGCGGAGATCCGGCCGGAGCGGGCAGCTCCGCCGCCAGGGGCGGCTGGCCGTCGTTCCGGATATGGATGGTCCGCTGCGGGAACGGGATCTCGATGCCCAGCTCGTCGAACCGGCGCTTCATGCGGCGGTTGAACTCGCGCCCGACCGTCCATTGCTGGATCGGCCGCGTCTTGATCCGGGCCTTGATGATGACGGCATTGTCGCGGAAGGCGTCCACGCCCAGGATCTCGATCGGCTCCAGGATCAGCCGGCCGAACTGCGGCGTCGCCTGCAGCTCCGCGCCCAGGTCCTTGATCACCCCGATCACCCGGTCCGTGTCCTCGCCGTAGCCGATGCCGATGTCCATGACGTAGTAGGAGAAGTCCTTGGTCAGGTTCAGCACCGAGTTGACCTGGCTGAACGGGATCGAGTGGACGCCGCCGGCCTGGTCGCGCAGCTTGATCGTGCGGATCGTGATCGCCTCGACAAGGCCGCTGTGCCCGCCGCCCACGTCCACCACGTCGCCGACCGAGATGGTGTCCTCGAATAGGATGAACAGGCCGGTGATGACGTCCTTGACCAGCGTCTGGGAACCGAAGCCGATCGCCAGGCCGATGACGCCGGCACCGGCCAGCAGCGGCGCGATGTTGACGCCGATCTCCGACAGGGCGACCAGGGCGACCACGGTGATCAGGACCACCATGACGGCGTTGCGGAGCAGCGGCAGCAGGGTTCGGACCCGGGCGCTGCGTTCGATCCGGGTGCCGTAGCGGTCGGTTCCGGTCAGGTAGTGCTCGATCAGGTTGCTGGTGACCTCCCAGGTGATCGCGGCGAGGATCAGGACGACCCCGATCGAGACGACGGCCGAGCTGATGCGCTGCCCGATCGGCGACTCCAGCCAGGCGAAGCTGTCGACGCCCCAGGCGTTGAGCAGGGCCAGCAGGGCGAAGAACCAGACCACCGCCTTGATCACCCGCTGGAGGATCGGCAGGTACCGGTTCGCGCGCTCCTCCAGGTGCGGGAACTGCAGCTTGACCTCGGGCGAGATCGAGAAGCCGCGGCGGATCAGGGCGTCGATCAGGTTCACGACGATGCGCGCCGCGATCAGCACCAGGATCGACAGGCCGGTGGCACGCAGCATGAACTCGAACCCGTCCTGGACGCTGAGCGCCCAGATCCCGTAGATCACCACCAGGTACAGGATCGCCAGGATGTGCCAGACGTCGGCCAGCCGGCGCCGGGCCGCACGGAAGGCCCCGCTGCGGTTGCCGGCCGCGATCTCCTGGGCCTCCACGGTGCCGTTGCTCCCGCCGCCCAGCGGGCGGCCGCGCAGCCATTCGGCCACGTCGCGGCGGTTCTGCAGGATCAGGATCACCAGCATGCCGGTGATCACCAGCCCGACCAGCTTCAGCAGCGCCTCGTAGGAGCCGCTGGGCAGGCCCAGCATATAGGCCGCCTCCGAGATGAAATAGCCGTACACCCCGGTGTAGGCGAGGCGCCGGGCCCAGATATAGCCGTAATGGGCCGATTCGTCGCCGATGGGGAGCATCCGCAGGTTCGGCGCGGTCGGTGCCAGCACGCCGCGGGTCAGCGCCAGGATCAGCTGGATCAGGATGGTCGCGTTGATCACGATCAGGGCGACCAGCCGCACCACCAGCGGCGGGTCGGTGACGGAGAGGGTGCCGTAGCCGGCGACGGCGAAGACGCCGATCGGCACCAGCTCGATGACGGTGCGCAGGATCACCAGCGGCAGGCGGGCCAGGATCCGCTCGTTCCGCCGGCTCTCGATCGACTGCCGCGCGCGGCGGAGCAGGCGCGACATGGCGGCGCCGGCCAGGAACCCGACGCCGACCGCCAGCACGAGCTGGAGCCCGACCTGGATCCAGCGGTCGCGGCGCATCTCGTCGGTCGCCTGCCCCTGGAGCCACTCCACCGTGTCCGGCAGGTCGGCGAAGACGGCCCCGATGGCGATCATCTGCCGGCTGAGGCGCCCGACCCGCTCCGACATGAATTCGAGCACCCGCGAGCTGGGCGGCTCGATCTCCTGCCGTTCGGTCTGCCGCTGCGCCTGCAGCAGGGTGCGGAGCTGGGCGGTCAGCCGCTCGCGGGCGGCGGGATCCTCCAGTGTGGCCAGCAGATCCTGGATCTGCCTGGCGGGATCTTCCGGCTCGGCGGCGGGCGCCGCGGGGGCGGCCCCCGGCAGGGCCGCGGAGGGAACCTGGGCGGAGGCGGGCGTGCCGCACAGCAGCAGGGCCAGCAGGGGCAGGACCGTCAGAAGGCCGAGCACCGACCGGCCGAAGATACGGTCGATCATCATCCGTTCGCTTGATCCATGATTTCGGGAAACCGCGACGTTAGCGCGGGCGGCCACGGCAAGCCACCCGGCAGGGTGTATCCTTGTCGAGCCAAAAACCCGCCAGGGCCGATTTCGTTGCGATGATGGCGAAATCGGATGGGGTATGCCGACGCCGAGGCGAGTTCAGTCGGTGGCCGGCCGGAAACCGATATGGCGGGCTTGGATCGCCCGGATCGAGCCGTCGTCGCGCATCGAGGCCAGCGCCTCGTTGAAGCGCTCGACCAGACCGGCGGCGCCCGGCCGGCTGCGGGCGATCGCGAGGCGGAACTCGGCCTGCTCGATCGGGAACTCGAGGAAGGCGGACCGGGCGGCGCCGCTTTCCTGGGCGGCCAGCAGGAGAGGCTCGGCGAAGGTCACCAGGACGACCCTGCCCTGTCCCCGGAGCACCAGGGTCAGGGCTGCGGCGCTGCTCGCGACGTCCTCGATATGGACCCCGGCGGCGACGAGGCTGCCCTGCACCGGGTCGCCGTGGATGGTAATGACCCGCAGCCGCGGCCGCTCCGCGCCGCCTCCCGGTTCCGGACCGTCGGCCAAACCGCCGGACTGGCGGATGGCGATCGCCCGGAAGCTGTCGAGCGGCGGGCCGGAATAGCCGGTCCCGACGAAGGCGCTGACCGATGCCTCCAGCAGGCTGTCGGACAGCACGAAGTCCGCCGAACCGCCGCCGGAGCCGCCGCGGACGACGGTGGCGAAAGCCCGCCCGTTGCGCACGGTGTGTTCGGCGCGGGCGGCCGGCATGTAGGCGTATCTCGGGGTTCGGCCGTCCCGCCGGAAGGCCTCGGACAGCACCTCGGTGACGATCCCCTGCGGGTGGTCGGGAGCCGCCCCTTCGAGGATGAAGGGAGGGAGCGGCGCCAGCACGATGTTGACCAGGTCCAGCGCCGCTGCCGGCAGCGGCACGGCGGGGAGGCACGACAGGAGCATGAGACGCAGTATCCGGAACGCCCGTGCGATCATCTGCCCCTCGGGTTGACGGCCTGGAGGCATATTCAATCCCAAGCACCGAAGCTTGGCAACGCCGCCCGCCCGGCATGCGCCGGGCTGCGGCATCACGCGGCAGGCGGGCGCAATGTCAGATATATGAGGCCGGACGAGACGGCGTCGGCCAGCGGGCCGGGGGTTCCGCGCTCCGGCAGGTCGAGGTGGCGCAGGATCGCGTCGAACCGGAGATCCGGCTCCGGGCGGCCGGCGGTGGGCCGGTGATGGTCGTAATAGAGGCTCGACACCTCGATCATCGGGTTGGGGACCTGGACCCCGATGCGCGGCTTGACCAGCCGGTCGATCAGCGCCACCGCGAAGGTCAGGTAGTATCCCACCAGCGGCCGCGCCCCGACGAATCGCAGCAGGTCGAGCGCCGCCCGCTCCTGGTCCCGGGAGGCGGCGTCCGGCGCCGACGGGCCGGTCCTCAGATGGAGCCGGCGGCTGGCCAGAAGCCGGTTGCCGCGGATCGGGATCGCCACGACCTCCAGCAGATCGGCATTCTCCGCGTCGAACGAGCTGGCTCCCACGGCCAGGGCGACCGACTCGCCGCTGCCGTCCTCGTCGAACAGGAAGGCGTAGGCGGGGTCGGTCAGGTAACGGCGGTTGAGCGACTTGCGCAGGTCCGACAGCATGATCAGAACATCTTCAGATGGAAATGATAGGTGATGAATTCCTTGAAGCGCTTGACGATCGACAGCGAGTCCTTCAACAGGTCCCGCTCCAGGCGGTTCAGCTGGTCCGGCCGGATGAAATTGTCGGTCTGGGTGCCGATATCGCCGGCCGCCAGCCGCAGCTTGAGGCGCAGCTCCAGCATCGCCAGCAGGGCCTCGGTCAGCTCGGTCGCCATGGTCGCGTCGAACACGCCCAGATCCTGGAGCGCCCGGATCCGGTCGATCGTGTTGCGCTCCTGCAGGCGCTTCTCCAGCGCCAGGCTGCGCACGCCGTGGACCAGCGGGAAGATCCCGCCCTTCTTGATGTCGAGCTCTTCCCCCTTGAGATGGGAGAACAGGCCGATCGGCGTGTCGAAGCTGAGGGTCGGCCGCGCGAAATGGGAAAAGAACATGTCGTTGGCGGACAGCGTCTCGATCAGGTAGTCGCGCGCCTGGTCGAGCAGCGTGGCGTCGCCGGCCACCGGCGCCGCGTCGTAGAAGATCGCCAGGTTGAGCTGGGCCGCCTCGTCGGGATGGTAGACCCAGCCATGGATCGCCGCCCGGTACCCGGCCAGCGGCCGGGTCCATTCCGGCGTGTTGACCATGATGCCGCCGGGGCACTGGGGATAGCCGAACTCGATCAGCGAGCGGGAGAATTCCGCCGTGATCGACTCCAGGTCCGGACAGGCGTAGCCGTCGCGCAGGATCAGGCCGTTGTCCTGGTCGGTCTTCAGGATCTGCTCGCCGCGCCCCTCGCTGCCCATCACGATCAGGCAGGAGTTGGCCAGCAGGTCGGGCGGGGCCAGGAGCTCGAACAGCTTGGCGAAGATCCGGCGGTTGAGCGCCGTGACCATCTCGGCGATGAACCGGATCTTGACGCCGTTGCCGTGCAGGGCCTGGATCAGCGTCGGGATCTCGGCCGAGGCGGCCCGAAGGTCCGCCAGGTCGGAGGCCCGCTCGACCCGGATCGCCACGATGTGGGAGTTGTTGGACAGGAAGCCCAGCAGGTCGACCTGCTCCAGGATGCCGACGATCGCCTCCCCCTCGGTCACCACGACGCGGCGGATGCCGTGCTTGGTCATCACCACCAGGGCATTGAACAGGAAATCGTCGATGTCGAGCGAGATCATCGAATAGCTGGCGAGCGGCCCGACCGGCGAGGTCACGGGCGCCCCGTCCAGGATAACCGCGTCGCGCAGGTCGCGGTCGCTCAGGATGCCGACGCGTCCCGGCGCGCCGTCGGCGCCCGGCTCCCCCCTGACCAGCAGCGAGGTCGATCGGGTCGCCTTCATGGCCGCGACGGCGTCGCGGGCGCTGCAGTCGGCGCCCACATAGGCGGCGGGATGGATATAGGCCTGCCGGATGCGGGCCATCATGAACGAGGTCATCTCGCGGTTGGCTTGGCGCACGGCCAGGTCGCGCAGCCGGTCGATCATCTCCTGGTGGAACCAGACCCCGAACCGGGGATTGGTCCGGGTCAGGTCGAGGAAGCTCTCCTGCGGCAGGAGCTGGCAGACGGTGTCCTCGCGCGCGACGAAGGTGCCGGCGCCGGGCGATCCCAGCAGCGCCTTGACGTCGAAGCTCTCGCCCGGACCGTAGGCGGCCAGCACCTCGGTCCCGCTCAGCTCCTGCACCAGGCCCTTGAGCACGATGTGCAGGTGGCCGGACGCCTCCTCCCCGCGCAGGACGGTGGCGCCCTTGGGCCAGACGGCGATGTCCGAGGCCGCCATGACCTGGTCCCGCTCCGCGGGCGTCAGGCGGTCGAACGGCGCGATCGTGAAACTGAAGGCTTCGAACACGTCGGAGCACCTTCGGCGTTGGAGGTCGGGGAAACCGGAGCCCAAGAAAAACGCCCCAAGGTTGGCAGCCTTGGGGCGTCTTGGCGAGAGCCATAGTCGCGGGGGAGCGCTCCCCCGCGACACCATGGCGCATCCTGCCGGGGCGCTGGGCGCCGGCACTCAGTGGGACGAAGCACCCTCGGCGCCCAGACCGGTCTGGGAGCGGATGTACTGCGCCTCGTAGGCGGCGGCCTCGTCGGCGGCGTTCTGGCTCTTGTCGATGATCGAGAAGAACCAGGTTCCGACGAAGGCCAGGGTGACCGAGAAGATCGCGGGGTTGTCGTAGCCGAAGGGCGCGCTGCCCTTGGCGTTGCCCAGGACGCTTTCCCAGACGGTCGGCCCGAGGATCACCATCACGGTGGCGCTGATCAGGCCCAGGAAGCCGCCGACCAGGGCGCCCTGGGTCGTCAGCTTGCTCCAGAACATCGACATGACGATGATCGGGAAGTTGGCCGAGGCGGCGATGGCGAAGGCGAGGCCCACCATGAAGGCGATGTTCTGCTGCTCGAAGGCGATGCCGAGCACCATGGCGAGGATGCCGAGGACCACGGTCGAGATCTTCGACACCCGGATCTCCTGCACCTCGTTGACCCGGCCGCGGCGGAACACCGAGGCGTAGAGGTCGTGCGACACGGCGGACGCGCCCGCCAGGGTCAGGCCCGACACCACCGCCAGGATGGTGGCGAAGGCGACGGCCGAGATGAAGCCGAGGAACAGGTCGCCGCCGACCGCCTTGGACAGGTGGATCGCCGCCATGTTGGTGCCGCCGATCATGTCCTTCAGCTTGTCGTAGGAGATGCCGTCGGCGCCCAGCTTGAAGTAGTTCGGGTCCTTCATCAGCAGGACGACGGCGCCGAAGCCGATGATGAAGGTCAGGATGTAGAAGTAGCCGATGAAGCCGGTGGCGTAGAAGACCGACTTGCGGGCCTCCTTGGCGTCGGCGACGGTGAAGAAGCGCATCAGGATGTGCGGCAATCCTGCGGTGCCGAACATCAGCGCGATGCCCAGCGAGATCGCCGACACCGGGTCCTTGACCAGGGTGCCCGGCTCCATGATCGCGATTCCCTTGGGGTGGACGTCCACCGCGGCCTGGAACAGCGCGCCGAAGTTGAAGTTATAGTTGACCAGCACCATCAGCGCCATGAAGGAGGCGCCGGACAGCAGCAGGACGGCCTTGATGATCTGCACCCAGGTGGTGGCGAGCATGCCGCCGAAGGTGACGTACATGATCATCAGGACGCCGACCAGGATGACGGCGTAATTGTACTGGAGCCCGAACAGGAGCTGGATGAGCTTGCCGGCGCCGACCATCTGGGCGATCAGGTAGAGCGCCACGACGACCAGGGAGCCGGAGGCCGCGAGGGTGCGGATGGGGGTCTGCCGCAGGCGGTAGGAGGCGACGTCGGCGAAGGTGTACTTGCCGAGGTTGCGCAGCTGCTCCGCGATCAGGAACAGGATGATCGGCCAGCCGACCAGGAAGCCGATCGAGTAGATCAGCCCGTCGAAGCCCGAGGTGTAGACCAGCGCCGAGATGCCCAGGAACGAGGCGGCAGACATGTAGTCGCCGGCGATCGCCAGGCCGTTCTGGAAACCGGTGATGCCGCCGCCGGCGGCGTAGAAGTCCTTGGCCGACTTGGTCTTGGACGCGGCCCAGTAGGTGATCCCCAGCGTTCCCGCCACGAAGGCCAGGAACATGACGATGGCGGTCCAGTTGGTCGCCGACTTCTGGACGGCGCCGCTGATCGCGTCGGCGGCGAACGCCGGGTCCGGAATGGCCAGGGCGGCCGCGGCGACGGTCGATGCCGCCGCGAATGCTGCGATGACGCGCTTCATTATTTCAGGTCCTCGATGATCTGCCGGTTCAGTTCGTCGAACTCGGAGTTGGCGCGACGGACATAGATACCGGTCAGGACGAAGGCCGAGACGATGATCAGCGCGCCGAGCGGAATGCCGATGGTGATGACGCCGAAGACGGGCGTGCCCAGGGCCTTGGGAGCGAAGGCCACCAGGAGGATGAAGCCGTAGTAGATTACCAGCATCACGATCGACAGGAGCCAACCATAAGCTGCACGCTTCCGGGTCAGCTCTTCGAATTTGGGGTTGTTCCTTATTTTTGTTGTTAATTCTCGCTGCATCCGGGGTCCCCTCGAATTGTCCGAGCACCATGTCAGAAATGAAGCTCTGCTTTTAGTCGCGGGATCGTACCGGAAGCTTCGCGTAATGGGACTGATCTGGATCAATTGTTAAACGCTGCGATGCGGTAGCCGCGATGCGGCGGCCTCGGCGGGACCCGCGCGCCGGGGGCAGGCCCGCCCCGCCCGCGATTTCCTTCGGTGGCCGCTCCCTCGCCGTGATCATCTCCGCGCCGATGTGTTTATCCCCGCGAAGGTCATGGCCATGCGGTCCAGGCGTGAGACCGCGAAGAAAGGACTTCCGATGACTGCAGGCCCTTGGACCTATGATTCCGCCAATGGTCAGATGCCCGGGTCTCGAAACGCAAAGAGTTTTCCTCTCGGGCGACATATCCCAAGCGCCGTCGGTCACGACAAGTCCCGCGGGATGTTCACTCCCTATGGCTTCATGCAGGATGGGGACGATTATGGGTACCAACGAATTCTTCGTAACGACACGGATCGGCAAATGGTACGTGGACAACGGAACCGAAAGTCACGGTCCCTATCTCAGCCAGCACGACGCGACCGCCGACGCGATCGACGCGGCGGAGCAGGTCTCGGGCCGCAAGAAACCGGCGGCCGTCCTGTTGAAGCTGCCGGGTTCCAAGGCGTCGCCGGTCTGGACCTCGCGGCGCGGCCGCGAAGGCGTGACGATCGAGCCCGCGGTGGAGGCGGAGGTCCAGGAGATCCTTTGAGGCGGCCGGCCTCGGTGCCGGGCGCTCCCCTTGCCGCTTGCCTTCCTGCCGGCGTTCGGAGCTGAGCATGTCCCGCTCTCCCAGGAAGGAAGCGCATTCACGGCATCCGGAGGAGGCACCCGAGGCGATGCGCCGCCTGATCGACGACCTGCGGCGCGATCTGGCGATCTCGGGAATCGAGCGCGAGCAGTTGCAGCTGGAAGCCGAGGAACTGCGCGAGCAGACTACCCTGTACGCCCAGGTTTGCGCCACCCTGGAGGCGCGGCTCGACGCCGTGACCGGACAGCTGCGCCGGACCGAGCGGACGCTCGTGGAAGTGCGGCAGCGGGTCGATGACGAGAGGATTTTCCGGCGTTCGCTGGAGCGGCAGCTGCTGGCCAGCCGGGTCGAGG contains:
- a CDS encoding DUF485 domain-containing protein, whose product is MQRELTTKIRNNPKFEELTRKRAAYGWLLSIVMLVIYYGFILLVAFAPKALGTPVFGVITIGIPLGALIIVSAFVLTGIYVRRANSEFDELNRQIIEDLK
- a CDS encoding cation acetate symporter is translated as MKRVIAAFAAASTVAAAALAIPDPAFAADAISGAVQKSATNWTAIVMFLAFVAGTLGITYWAASKTKSAKDFYAAGGGITGFQNGLAIAGDYMSAASFLGISALVYTSGFDGLIYSIGFLVGWPIILFLIAEQLRNLGKYTFADVASYRLRQTPIRTLAASGSLVVVALYLIAQMVGAGKLIQLLFGLQYNYAVILVGVLMIMYVTFGGMLATTWVQIIKAVLLLSGASFMALMVLVNYNFNFGALFQAAVDVHPKGIAIMEPGTLVKDPVSAISLGIALMFGTAGLPHILMRFFTVADAKEARKSVFYATGFIGYFYILTFIIGFGAVVLLMKDPNYFKLGADGISYDKLKDMIGGTNMAAIHLSKAVGGDLFLGFISAVAFATILAVVSGLTLAGASAVSHDLYASVFRRGRVNEVQEIRVSKISTVVLGILAMVLGIAFEQQNIAFMVGLAFAIAASANFPIIVMSMFWSKLTTQGALVGGFLGLISATVMVILGPTVWESVLGNAKGSAPFGYDNPAIFSVTLAFVGTWFFSIIDKSQNAADEAAAYEAQYIRSQTGLGAEGASSH
- a CDS encoding putative nucleotidyltransferase substrate binding domain-containing protein encodes the protein MFEAFSFTIAPFDRLTPAERDQVMAASDIAVWPKGATVLRGEEASGHLHIVLKGLVQELSGTEVLAAYGPGESFDVKALLGSPGAGTFVAREDTVCQLLPQESFLDLTRTNPRFGVWFHQEMIDRLRDLAVRQANREMTSFMMARIRQAYIHPAAYVGADCSARDAVAAMKATRSTSLLVRGEPGADGAPGRVGILSDRDLRDAVILDGAPVTSPVGPLASYSMISLDIDDFLFNALVVMTKHGIRRVVVTEGEAIVGILEQVDLLGFLSNNSHIVAIRVERASDLADLRAASAEIPTLIQALHGNGVKIRFIAEMVTALNRRIFAKLFELLAPPDLLANSCLIVMGSEGRGEQILKTDQDNGLILRDGYACPDLESITAEFSRSLIEFGYPQCPGGIMVNTPEWTRPLAGYRAAIHGWVYHPDEAAQLNLAIFYDAAPVAGDATLLDQARDYLIETLSANDMFFSHFARPTLSFDTPIGLFSHLKGEELDIKKGGIFPLVHGVRSLALEKRLQERNTIDRIRALQDLGVFDATMATELTEALLAMLELRLKLRLAAGDIGTQTDNFIRPDQLNRLERDLLKDSLSIVKRFKEFITYHFHLKMF